A DNA window from Engystomops pustulosus chromosome 6, aEngPut4.maternal, whole genome shotgun sequence contains the following coding sequences:
- the MYH10 gene encoding myosin-10 isoform X1: MSQRVGQDDPERYLFVDRDVVYNPATQADWTAKKLVWVPSERHGFEAASIKEERGDEVVVELAENGKKAMVNKDDIQKMNPPKFSKVEDMAELTCLNEASVLHNLKDRYYSGLIYTYSGLFCVVINPYKNLPIYSENIIEMYRGKKRHEMPPHIYAISESAYRCMLQDREDQSILCTGESGAGKTENTKKVIQYLAHVASSHKGKKDHTIPTESPKPIKHQSGSLLYGELERQLLQANPILESFGNAKTVKNDNSSRFGKFIRINFDVTGYIVGANIETYLLEKSRAIRQAKDERTFHIFYQLLAGSGEHLKSDLLLEGFNNYKFVSNGYLPIPGQQDKDNFQETMEAMHIMGFSHDEILSMLKVVSSVLQFGNIVFKKERNTDQASMPENTSAQKLCHLLGMNVMEFTRAILTPRIKVGRDYVQKAQTKEQADFAIEALAKATYERLFRWLVHRINKALDRTKRQGASFIGILDIAGFEIFELNSFEQLCINYTNEKLQQLFNHTMFILEQEEYQREGIEWNFIDFGLDLQPCIDLIERPANPPGVLALLDEECWFPKATDKTFVDKLVQEQGTHSKFQKPRQLKDKADFCIIHYAGRVDYKADEWLMKNMDPLNDNVATLLHQSTDKFVAELWKDVDRIVGLDQVAGMTETAFGSAYKTKKGMFRTVGQLYKESLTKLMATLRNTNPNFVRCIIPNHEKRAGKLDPHLVLDQLRCNGVLEGIRICRQGFPNRIVFQEFRQRYEILTPNAIPKGFMDGKQACERMIRALELDPNLFRIGQSKIFFRAGVLAHLEEERDLKITDIIIYFQAVCRGYIARKAFAKKQQQLSALKVLQRNCAAYLKLRHWQWWRLFTKVKPLLQVTRQEEELLAKDEELLKVKEKQSKAEGELVEMERKHQQLVEEKNILAEQLQAETELFAEAEEMRARLAGKKQELEEILRDLEIRMEEEEERNQVLQNEKKKMQSHIQDLEEQLDEEEAARQKLQLEKVTAEAKIKKMEEDILLLEDQNSKFIKEKKLMEERIAECTTQLAEEEEKAKNLAKLKNKQEMMISDLEERLKKEEKTRQELEKAKRKLDGETTDLQDQIAELQAQIEELKLQLAKKEEELQAALARGDDEVVQKNNALKLVRELQAQIAELQEDLESEKASRNKAEKQKRDLSEELEALKTELEDTLDTTAAQQELRSKREQEVAELKKNIEEETKNHEAQIQEMRQRQATALEELSEQLEQAKRFKVNLEKNKQTLESDNKEMAGEVKVLQQQKSESEYKRKKLEAQVQELHAKVSEGDRLRAELGEKTTKLQNELDNVSSLLEEAEKKGIKLVKDVAGLESQLQDTQELLQEETRQKLNLSSRIRQLEEEKNNLQEQQEEEEEARKALEKQILTLQAQLTDAKKKVEDDVGTIEGLEEVKKKLLKDMELLGLRLEEKGLAHEKLEKTKNRLQQELDDLMVDLDHQRQIVSNLEKKQKKFDQLLAEEKNISARCADERDRAEADAREKETKALSLARSLEEALEARDEFERLNKQLRAEMEDLVSSKDDVGKNVHELEKSKRTLEQQVEEMRTQLEELEDELQGTEDAKLRLEVNMQAMKAQFERDLQARDEQNEEKKRMLVKQVREMEAELEDERKQRALAVAAKKKLEMDLKDLESQMEAANKGREDAIKQLRKLQAQMKDYQRELEEARASRDDIFAQSKENEKKLKNLEAEILQLQEELAASERSRRHAEQERDELADEISNSTSGKSALLDEKRRLEARIAQLEEELEEEQSNMELLNDRFRKTTLQVDTLNAELAGERSSAQKSENARQQLERQNKELKAKLQELEGTVKSKFKATIATLESKIAQLEEQLEQEAKERAASNKLVRRTEKKLKEVFMQVEDERRHADQYKEQMEKANVRMKQLKRQLEEAEEEATRANASRRKLQRELDDASEANEGLIREVSTLKNRLRRGGPVSFSTSSSRSGRRQLQIEGASLDLSDDDTESKTNEVNETSASSPAE; the protein is encoded by the exons ACTTACTCCGGGTTATTCTGTGTGGTGATCAACCCCTACAAGAACCTCCCCATCTATTCGGAGAATATCATAGAGATGTACCGCGGGAAGAAGCGCCACGAGATGCCGCCGCACATCTACGCCATATCAGAGTCTGCCTACCGCTGCATGCTCCAAG ATCGTGAGGACCAATCAATACTTTGCAC AGGTGAATCCGGAGCTGGGAAGACGGAGAACACCAAGAAAGTTATCCAGTACTTGGCGCACGTGGCGTCTTCACACAAGGGAAAGAAGGACCATACGATTCCT ACGGAATCCCCTAAACCCATCAAACACCAG AGTGGATCCTTGTTGTAT GGGGAGCTAGAGCGCCAGCTGCTTCAGGCAAACCCCATATTAGAGTCTTTTGGGAACGCCAAGACAGTGAAGAACGACAACTCCTCCCGCTTT GGCAAATTCATCCGGATCAACTTTGACGTGACGGGTTACATCGTAGGCGCCAACATCGAGACCT ACTTACTGGAGAAATCCCGAGCCATCCGTCAGGCCAAGGACGAGAGGACCTTCCACATCTTCTACCAGCTGCTGGCAGGATCCGGAGAACATCTCAAGT CGGATCTCCTGCTAGAAGGATTCAACAATTACAAGTTTGTCTCTAATGGCTACTTACCTATCCCCGGGCAGCAGGACAAGGACAACTTCCAGGAGACCATGGAGGCCATGCACATCATGGGCTTCTCTCACGATGAGATACTGT CGATGCTGAAGGTCGTCTCTTCAGTTCTCCAGTTTGGAAATATTGTCTTTAAGAAGGAGAGGAACACAGACCAGGCGTCCATGCCGGAGAACACGT CCGCACAGAAGCTCTGCCACCTGCTGGGCATGAACGTCATGGAGTTTACCCGGGCCATCCTCACCCCGCGCATCAAAGTGGGCCGCGACTACGTGCAGAAGGCGCAGACAAAGGAGCAG GCCGACTTTGCCATTGAAGCTTTGGCTAAGGCCACCTATGAGCGCCTCTTCCGCTGGCTGGTCCATCGCATCAACAAAGCTCTGGACCGCACCAAGCGTCAGGGAGCCTCCTTCATCGGGATCCTGGACATCGCCGGATTTGAGATCTTTGAG CTGAACTCCTTTGAGCAGCTCTGCATCAATTACACCAACGAGAAGCTGCAGCAGCTCTTCAATCACACCATGTTCATCCTGGAGCAGGAGGAGTACCAGCGCGAGGGCATAGAGTGGAACTTCATCGACTTCGGCCTGGACCTGCAGCCGTGCATTGACCTCATTGAGAGGCCG GCTAACCCTCCCGGGGTCCTGGCTCTGCTGGACGAGGAGTGCTGGTTCCCCAAAGCCACAGACAAGACTTTTGTGGACAAGCTGGTCCAGGAACAAGGCACCCACTCCAAATTCCAGAAACCCCGACAGCTGAAGGACAAAGCCGACTTCTGCATCATCCATTACGCTGGCAGG GTGGATTATAAAGCAGATGAATGGCTCATGAAGAACATGGACCCTCTGAACGACAACGTGGCCACCCTGCTCCACCAGTCCACAGACAAGTTTGTGGCGGAGTTATGGAAGGACG TGGATCGTATTGTGGGTCTGGACCAGGTGGCTGGAATGACAGAGACGGCCTTCGGATCGgcctacaaaaccaagaagggcaTGTTCAGGACCGTGGGGCAGCTGTACAAGGAGTCGCTGACTAAACTCATGGCCACGCTCCGTAATACCAACCCCAACTTTGTGCGCTGTATCATCCCCAACCATGAGAAGAGG GCCGGTAAGCTGGACCCTCACCTGGTGCTAGACCAGCTCAGGTGTAACGGTGTGCTGGAAGGGATCCGAATCTGCCGTCAGGGATTCCCCAACCGGATCGTCTTCCAGGAGTTTAGACAAAG ATATGAAATCCTCACCCCCAATGCCATCCCTAAGGGGTTCATGGATGGGAAGCAGGCCTGCGAGCGGATG ATTCGGGCTCTTGAGCTGGATCCAAACCTTTTCCGTATCGGTCAGAGTAAGATCTTCTTCCGTGCGGGTGTGCTGGCGCACCTGGAGGAGGAGCGGGACCTGAAGATAACAGATATCATCATCTACTTCCAGGCCGTGTGTAGAGGCTACATCGCCAGGAA GGCTTTTgccaagaagcagcagcagctgaGTGCCCTGAAGGTCCTACAGAGAAACTGTGCTGCCTACCTGAAACTGCGGCACTGGCAATGGTGGAGGCTGTTCACCAAG gtaaaacCACTACTTCAAGTAACCAGACAGGAAGAAGAGCTTCTGGCCAAAGACGAAGAACTACTGAAGGTGAAGGAGAAGCAATCTAAAGCGGAGGGAGAACTGGTGGAGATGGAGAGGAAGCACCAGCAG CTGGTAGAGGAGAAGAACATTCTGGCAGAGCAGCTCCAAGCCGAGACTGAGCTGTttgcagaggctgaggagatgaGGGCACGTCTCGCTGGAAAGAAACAAGAACTGGAAGAAATCCTGAGGGACCTGGAGATCCggatggaggaagaggaggagaggaacCAGGTCCTGCAGAATGAGAAGAAGAAGATGCAATCCCACATCCAG GATCTGGAGGAACAGCTGGATGAGGAGGAAGCGGCTCGGCAGAAGCTACAGCTGGAGAAGGTGACGGCAGAAGCAAAGATAAAGAAGATGGAAGAagatattctgctgctggaggaccAGAACTCCAAATTTATCAAG GAGAAAAAGTTGATGGAGGAGAGAATTGCAGAATGCACAACGCAgctggcagaggaggaggagaaggccaaGAACCTGGCCAAGCTGAAGAacaagcaggagatgatgatcTCTGATCTGGAAG AGAGGTTGAAAAAGGAGGAAAAGACCCGTCAGGAGCTGGAGAAGGCAAAGCGGAAGCTCGACGGAGAGACTACCGACCTGCAGGACCAAATTGCAGAACTCCAGGCTCAGATCGAGGAACTTAAACTACAGCTGGCCaagaaagaggaggagctgcaggctgCACTGGCAAG AGGGGACGATGAGGTGGTCCAGAAGAACAACGCTCTGAAGTTGGTGCGAGAGTTGCAGGCGCAGATAGCTGAGCTGCAGGAAGATCTGGAGTCTGAGAAGGCTTCCCGAAACAAAGCTGAGAAACAGAAGAGAGACCTAAGCGAGGAGCTGGAGGCCCTGAAGACCGAGCTGGAGGACACCCTAGACACTACGGCCGCCCAGCAGGAGCTCAG GAGCAAGCGTGAGCAAGAAGTGGCGGAACTGAAGAAGAACATTGAAGAAGAGACCAAGAACCATGAAGCCCAGATCCAGGAGATGAGGCAGCGACAGGCCACGGCCCTGGAGGAGCTATCCGAGCAGCTGGAGCAAGCAAAGCGG tttaaggTGAATTTAGAGAAGAACAAGCAAACCCTGGAGTCTGATAACAAGGAGATGGCTGGGGAGGTGAAGGTCCTGCAGCAGCAGAAGTCCGAGTCCGAATATAAGAGGAAGAAGCTGGAGGCCCAAGTGCAGGAGCTCCACGCCAAAGTGTCCGAAGGGGACCGGCTGCGGGCAGAGCTTGGGGAGAAGACCACTAAGCTCCAG AATGAGTTGGATAATGTCTCCAGTCTCCTCGAGGAAGCAGAGAAGAAGGGCATCAAACTGGTGAAGGATGTAGCCGGCCTGGAGTCCCAGCTGCAGGACACACAG GAGCTGCTTCAGGAGGAGACTCGACAGAAGCTGAACCTCAGCAGCCGCATCCGTCAGCTTGAGGAGGAGAAGAACAATCTGCAGGAGcagcaggaggaagaggaggaggccagGAAAGCCCTGGAGAAGCAGATCCTCACCCTCCAGGCGCAG CTCACAGATGCTAAGAAGAAGGTGGAGGATGATGTGGGAACAATAGAAGGACTGGAAGAAGTGAAGAAGAAGCTGCTGAAGGACATGGAGTTGTTGGGTCTACGTCTGGAGGAGAAAGGTCTGGCCCACGAAAAGCTGGAGAAAACAAAGAACAGACTTCAGCAAGAGCTGGATGATCTGATGGTGGACCTGGATCACCAGAGGCAAATTGTGTCTAATTTGGAGAAGAAGCAGAAGAAATTTGACCAG CTCCTCGCTGAAGAAAAGAACATCTCTGCCCGGTGTgctgacgaacgggacagagcgGAGGCCGACGCTCGGGAGAAAGAGACCAAGGCCCTGTCTCTGGCCAGGTCACTTGAAGAAGCGCTGGAGGCTCGAGATGAGTTTGAGAGGCTGAACAAGCAACTTAGAGCGGAGATGGAGGATCTTGTGAGCTCGAAGGACGACGTCGGGAAGAAC GTCCATGAGTTGGAGAAGTCCAAGCGTACGCTGGAGCAGCAGGTGGAGGAGATGAGGACTCAGCTGGAAGAGCTGGAGGACGAGCTTCAAGGCACAGAAGATGCCAAGCTTAGACTGGAGGTGAACATGCAGGCCATGAAGGCACAATTCGAGAGGGACCTTCAGGCACGAGATGAGCAAAATGAAGAGAAGAAACGAATGTTGGTGAAGCAG GTGAGAGAAATGGAAGCAGAGTTGGAAGATGAACGCAAGCAGCGAGCTCTAGCTGTGGCCGCCAAGAAGAAGCTGGAAATGGACTTGAAGGATCTGGAGTCACAGATGGAGGCAGCAAATAAGGGCCGGGAGGACgccatcaaacagctccgtaAGCTGCAG GCTCAAATGAAGGATTATCAACGAGAACTGGAAGAGGCAAGGGCTTCTCGGGATGACATATTTGCTCAGTCCAAGGAGAACGAGAAGAAGTTAAAGAACCTAGAGGCAGAAATTCTCCAGCTTCAAGAG GAACTTGCGGCTTCTGAGCGATCCAGGCGTCACGCGGAGCAGGAGAGGGATGAGCTGGCTGATGAGATCTCCAACAGCACCTCAGGAAA GTCTGCCCTACTGGACGAGAAAAGACGTCTGGAGGCGCGAATCGCTCAACTCGAGGAAGAACTGGAAGAGGAGCAGAGCAACATGGAGCTTCTGAATGACCGATTCCGCAAAACCACTCTCCAG GTTGATACACTCAATGCTGAGCTGGCCGGGGAGCGCAGCTCAGCCCAGAAGAGCGAGAACGCGCGGCAGCAACTAGAGCGACAAAACAAGGAGCTGAAAGCCAAACTCCAGGAGCTGGAGGGGACCGTGAAGTCCAAGTTTAAAGCCACTATTGCCACCCTCGAATCAAAGATCGCACAACTGGAGGAGCAGCTGGAACAGGAGGCCAA AGAACGAGCCGCATCTAACAAACTTGTGCGGAGAACAGAGAAGAAGCTAAAGGAAGTGTTCATGCAAGTGGAAGATGAGCGGCGACATGCCGACCAGTacaaggagcag ATGGAAAAGGCCAACGTCCGCATGAAACAACTGAAGAGGCAACTggaggaagcagaagaggaagcGACTCGTGCAAACGCATCAAGGCGCAAGCTGCAGCGGGAGCTGGACGACGCATCCGAGGCCAATGAGGGTCTGATCCGAGAAGTGTCCACCCTTAAGAACAGGCTGAG GAGGGGTGGTCCCGTGTCCTTCTCCACATCTTCTAGCCGTTCCGGTCGGCGTCAGCTCCAGATAGAAGGGGCTTCTCTCGATCTCTCAGACGACGACACGGAGAGTAAAACCAATGAAGTCAACGAGACGTCTGCCTCTTCCCCAGCCGAGTGA